A stretch of Allostreptomyces psammosilenae DNA encodes these proteins:
- a CDS encoding Ppx/GppA phosphatase family protein, giving the protein MLDVGCHSASLLVVERRPSTPLRPVFTHKVRLRLHERVDASGRIRPPGVREVRRGVAEALRAAREVAPPGLFPFATSVIRDAPNGDEVVSVVARETGTHLRFLDGEEEARLAYVAARRWFDSPAGGMLLLDIGGGTVEIAAGGGSYGCRPGGAVGPAIALSLPLGARRITLDWFREGPVTARRVAAVREHLAQTLTAVPSLPRADGTALPVGCSKALQQLARLTANGRPALRGDGSARPGRRRGGDRRPRKPRAGGKGAGGAERLLREGCGRAADGADRLRLEELRHWIPVLAATPAHRRAELPGISRHRAEQSLAAALVAEALMTACGVDELRVSPWSTAQGLLLELLDAAEAGAAAGVDADYRMAG; this is encoded by the coding sequence GTGCTGGACGTCGGGTGCCACAGCGCCTCCCTGCTGGTCGTGGAACGCCGACCGAGCACCCCGCTGCGGCCGGTGTTCACCCACAAGGTGCGGCTGCGGCTGCACGAGCGGGTGGACGCCTCCGGCCGCATCCGCCCGCCCGGAGTGCGGGAGGTGCGCCGGGGGGTGGCCGAGGCGCTGCGGGCCGCCCGCGAGGTCGCTCCCCCCGGGCTGTTCCCCTTCGCCACCTCGGTGATCCGCGACGCGCCCAACGGCGACGAGGTGGTGTCCGTGGTCGCCCGGGAGACCGGGACGCACCTGCGGTTCCTGGACGGCGAGGAGGAGGCGCGGCTGGCCTACGTGGCCGCCCGGCGCTGGTTCGACTCGCCCGCCGGCGGGATGCTGCTGCTGGACATCGGCGGCGGCACGGTGGAGATCGCGGCGGGCGGCGGCTCCTACGGCTGCCGACCCGGCGGGGCTGTGGGACCGGCGATCGCCCTCTCGCTGCCGCTGGGCGCCCGGCGGATCACCCTGGACTGGTTCCGGGAGGGGCCGGTGACCGCGCGGCGGGTGGCCGCGGTCCGCGAGCACCTGGCGCAGACGCTGACGGCCGTGCCGTCGCTGCCCCGGGCGGACGGAACCGCGCTGCCGGTCGGCTGCTCCAAGGCGCTCCAGCAGCTGGCCCGGCTGACCGCGAACGGCCGCCCGGCGCTCCGCGGTGACGGCTCGGCCCGCCCCGGCCGTCGCCGTGGCGGGGATCGCCGCCCCCGGAAGCCGCGGGCCGGCGGCAAGGGCGCGGGCGGCGCCGAGCGCCTGCTCCGGGAGGGCTGCGGACGGGCGGCGGACGGAGCGGACCGGCTGCGCCTGGAGGAGCTGCGGCACTGGATTCCGGTGCTCGCCGCGACGCCCGCGCACCGGCGCGCCGAGCTGCCGGGCATCTCCCGGCACCGCGCCGAGCAGTCCCTGGCTGCCGCCCTGGTCGCCGAGGCCCTGATGACGGCCTGCGGGGTGGACGAGCTGCGGGTGAGCCCCTGGTCCACCGCCCAGGGCCTGCTGCTGGAACTCCTGGACGCCGCCGAGGCCGGCGCCGCGGCGGGCGTCGACGCCGACTACCGGATGGCCGGCTGA
- a CDS encoding ATP-binding protein, producing MDAQAIAQPVGQPIASGLNVALSPHAPALARRHTRAVLTAWGVTEEVTDDVVLIVSELVTNAVSHASVPRGRREAFPVLLRLRRSDGHLAVEVWDPDARPPQEAREHSCSAEQGRGLTIVSATAERWSYCPVPGRGKVVWCHVALAEKPREGV from the coding sequence GTGGACGCCCAAGCGATCGCCCAGCCGGTCGGTCAGCCGATCGCGAGTGGGCTCAACGTCGCGCTCTCCCCGCACGCCCCCGCGCTGGCCCGCCGGCACACCCGGGCCGTCCTCACCGCCTGGGGCGTGACCGAGGAGGTCACCGACGACGTCGTGCTGATCGTCAGTGAGCTGGTGACCAACGCGGTCTCGCACGCGTCGGTGCCCCGCGGCCGCCGGGAGGCGTTCCCGGTGCTGCTGCGACTGCGGCGTTCCGACGGCCACCTGGCGGTCGAGGTCTGGGATCCGGACGCGCGCCCGCCGCAGGAGGCGCGGGAGCACTCCTGCTCGGCGGAACAGGGGCGTGGCCTCACCATCGTGTCGGCCACGGCCGAGCGGTGGAGCTACTGTCCCGTCCCCGGCCGGGGCAAGGTGGTCTGGTGCCACGTGGCGCTGGCGGAGAAGCCACGGGAGGGCGTCTGA